A region of the Leishmania panamensis strain MHOM/PA/94/PSC-1 chromosome 21 sequence genome:
TATCAGCGCTACTTCGACTCCGCACGTGAAGAATACGTCCACGGCGTACGCCACGTTGCCGCAGCGCGTCAGGAGCAtgaggcgctgcgggaggCATTGGCACAAAGCGAGGCACGGTGTGTCCAATGGGAGCAGCTATTTATAGACTTCCGCACTGGTGCCTGCACCGGgtgcgcggctgcgcgagcggATGTATCGATGGATGAGGTAGCGGCAGACTTCTCCGGTGCTAGCAGTACTGTCATTGCCGTTGGTACCACAGTGGAAAACAGCCCctacagcggcagcggcagcgacgcgagTGATCGTCTTGTTCACCCCACCTCCCCATTCAATGTCGACTTCGTGCCGCTTCTCGAGGCGAAGGTAGCGGATcttgcgctgcgcctctgcgaAGCTCAGGCCCGCGCGGATGCGGCAGAGCACACCGCGGAGGACTTATCTCGTTTGTCCCTGGCTGACTCTACGCTACTGATGCACCTCAAGTCCCTGGTCTGTGCGCTCCGTCCACAGGTAGACGGCGTGGCGGACCACAACGCACAGCTTCAGGCACGCCTGTTGGCTGCCGAGTCCTTCGCTGACGCGTTAATACGACACGTGGTGCGGCTAGGTGAAGCATTTGCCGACGAGGCGAGTCAGCGATGTTGGCTGACGGCAGCGAGCGTACGCGACAGCGTAGCTACAAGAATGTCTACGGCAGCGACATCCAGCAGTTCCACCggaagcggcagaggtgtggacgtggtgagcagcggcagcggtggtcaTGGCAACGAGACTACTCTGCCGCCAgggccgcctctctctgttctgaCGCAGAGCCGGCGGCATCGACTGCGCACAACAGCTCTGGGTCGGTGTGATGGCGAGCACTGAGTGCGGTCAAGTCCGCTGTGGTTgcctctgcgctgcttctttttcgctgctgtgccactTTGGCTGTTGTGAGAAGTtcagacgcacacagaggtgtttgcatgtgtgggtgtaaaGTAATTGAACGCACACTgcttgttgctgctgttcctctgctgctgctgctgctacgatgctttggttgctgctgctacgaTGTTCCTCATGCACAAgactgacacacacactcacacacactctctctaTATATCACCCATCGTATTCgctgagagagcgagagcgaggtgCAGATTCGGGCATACTCTCGTAGAAGGTACGGTCTGGACACATTGATATCGTGGGCAGTGAGGAGGCATGAGACCAACCACGGTGCAAGAgggtgaaagggagaaggcaACACCAACGAGGTGGCAGAAAGCCGGATCGCGAAGAGACGCCTTCTCTCGCACCGTATCCCAACACCGTGTGGAGGACACACTACACAGGCACTCATTCGACACACCATGTTGGAAAACTTGTGCTACTCTCCGTGCCacctactctctctctctgttttgaCTCCCTCCTCGCATTACACTTCACCATCACCACGCCGCTcatccctccctcacacatgcgcacgctTGGGGctgcactctctctctctctctgtgtctatCACCCATCACCGTCGTGTCACAGTGTTTCACTTGATTGCGACACGTAAGAAAGGGTCCTccccgcacacgcgcgcagttTTGTGGTTCAGTTGCGGCCGCATCAgcaccacacagagaggagggagacgaggaggagaaatcAAAGAAATTAAGCGAAAACGCCACCAAAGCAACAGCAGGCGCGGCTGCTTGTCTGTCTGCtcaggaggaggtgcacctacgcatatatacatacacacacacatacatacatcggggtgtgggtgtacgcGGCTGTTGGGTGGTGAAAAGGCCCCGTCGGCTTTCATATCAGCAAATACACGTACGCGCGTGGCATCCTGCTGCCATCGCAGCAcacgcggctgctgctctcccatCAGCGTAGGACTTCGTTTCTCTCTATTTGCACCCTGAGTACGGGCGTGCAGTTCAGCTGCCATAAACAACTCTGCCGCCTGAaccgtccccccccccctcctccttccctcgctcgcctccttcctctctctctcgagttAGTGTTTACCCTCAGAGAGAGCTGCAAAGGCACACAGCGCGGTGTTGAACGCATCATCGCCCTCTTGTTCTCCTCGATTGTTGCTTGGTTGGTGGCCCCTGCCCGAAAGGCATCAGCAGTGGCGTCCCACTGAGCTATTGCCCACGCGCTCGCGCAGACACATACACTTCTGCCGTACCTTCACCCCACCGTCTCCTCTCGCCCGCAGCGTTTTCCGCTCCGCTTCGCTCTTGTTGTGCCcccagtgtgtgtgtgtgaagcgCAAAGATGGTACGCGAAACGGAGCTGTACGAGGTGCTGAACGTGTCGGTTGATGCCGACGAGCACGAGATCAAGCGATCCTATCGCCGGCTGGCCCTCAAGTACCACCCCGACAAGAACACTGGCGATGAAGCCGCGGCGGACATGTTCAAGAAGGTCAGCAACGCCTAC
Encoded here:
- a CDS encoding hypothetical protein (TriTrypDB/GeneDB-style sysID: LpmP.21.0510), with the translated sequence MDQLSVDLNSLRELVLQHQHQQRLADDTHARTDAVAVPSAPNASASTPAAAATADKIRELQRELCTLTEQLHAEKATSAQLLLQQRCDAASLQELLDQAARADEQVADLTSQLAEWKRRCQTAEEAHAGCAGQYESVREQVECVQRRVAETQAQHAALTAIATEAQRLVSKLADDKAQLQDTLCSREEALLRLSGVELERDEACARVQAFEAQHTEWVAEVCAYQRYFDSAREEYVHGVRHVAAARQEHEALREALAQSEARCVQWEQLFIDFRTGACTGCAAARADVSMDEVAADFSGASSTVIAVGTTVENSPYSGSGSDASDRLVHPTSPFNVDFVPLLEAKVADLALRLCEAQARADAAEHTAEDLSRLSLADSTLLMHLKSLVCALRPQVDGVADHNAQLQARLLAAESFADALIRHVVRLGEAFADEASQRCWLTAASVRDSVATRMSTAATSSSSTGSGRGVDVVSSGSGGHGNETTLPPGPPLSVLTQSRRHRLRTTALGRCDGEH